A single Cottoperca gobio chromosome 5, fCotGob3.1, whole genome shotgun sequence DNA region contains:
- the tmf1 gene encoding TATA element modulatory factor yields the protein MSWFNSSLSSFAKQALTTAQKSIDRVLDIKEEDQWGDTVVMPYDDVTIPGKLSLSGGWGMTQWEAPPEERTTTPPPSSEAITTPVTRTVVDEAEHFFSVFLPPGDVQGVTNTQVVSVPPTKSQRRPQEKEKKSKEAVAHEEVETQNSAAADEFHENQTAAESQPVEPESSPPQSYTDTILLQPVSPPSPSDLPCNPDSKTLDVKTDTVSVDLTTEQSQSPSDHQVEQDTTDSSEPAAVPSERKSSTPSDPSPSPPSKEVLIEHKDSKVEDRQNDTPSPPVSAFSSGTSTTSDIEVLDHESVLSESSASSRQETGEGKAGLHLMQGSFQLLTASTCGDFPRLEDYSKLTESCGSSSDAFERIDSFSVQSLDSRSVSEVNSDDEIPSSRTLASVTTGSPPLTVSSAVCHQQEDGVVEEEEEEEEEEEEGFTETMREQSLDEMEESGRSATPVNSEQPEEWTEQEQEYEANVTPSDPASNAEEQITPPITEEMKSVSTVQILELQKVIDQLSGRLEKREAQLLAVSKDKAGLEEQCDNLKDEVISLKEESSTVQSLKDEFTQRIADAERKAQLACKERDIAKKEIKGLREELSTRLHSSDTLEIIREKEEQIRGLLEEGEKLSKQQLQHTNIIKKLRVKEKESDTRITKQQRKTKEQEEELRQLQQVLDGKEEVEKQHRENIKKLNAVVERQEKELSRLQTDSEELQETNRSLQAALDNSYRELAELHKTQVSRASEAEEAALSRETQAKELLSVALEKAQEEARMQQEALANQVADLRLALQRAEQQQARKEDYLREEIRELQQRLQEAETRNQELSQSVTSATRPLLRQIENLQASLGGQTASWEKLEMNISDRLADAQAHLAVAVEKERSATEDLLSIRSQQASLESQVSLFRQEKARLLAQLDAEKNKREKLEDESIREHVDLENLRGEHTRMLEEAKKEKLLLTNQLEMEKMKVEQEKKKCYLAHETLKEKERKAMTHSLGEPPASSTPSLSRSSSISGADNAALHSSIISQVNTGRNVQL from the exons ATGAGTTGGTTCAACTCATCTCTGTCCAGCTTCGCTAAACAAGCTTTAACAACAGCTCAGAAGTCAATCGACCGAGTTCTGGACATCAAAGAAGAGGACCAATGGGGCGACACGGTTGTAATGCCCTATGATG atGTTACTATACCTGGAAAGCTGTCATTGAGCGGAGGATGGGGAATGACACAATGGGAAGCGCCCCCTGAAGAAAGGACCACCactccccctccttcctctgaGGCCATTACTACTCCTGTCACCCGCACAGTTGTGGATGAAGCAGAACACTTTTTCAGTGTCTTTCTGCCACCCGGAGATGTACAAGGTGTCACCAACACCCAGGTAGTGTCTGTACCTCCTACTAAGTCTCAAAGGAGGCCTcaggagaaggaaaaaaaaagcaaagaggCGGTGGCACATGAAGAAGTGGAGACTCAAAATTCAGCAGCTGCTGATGAGTTTCATGAGAATCAGACTGCTGCTGAGAGCCAGCCAGTTGAGCCGGAGTCCTCACCACcacaatcttatacagacacTATCCTCCTGCAGCCAGtatctcctccttctcccagCGATCTTCCTTGTAACCCTGATAGCAAAACGCTTGATGTAAAAACAGATACAGTTTCTGTAGACTTGACAACAGAGCAATCACAGTCTCCATCAGACCACCAGGTCGAGCAGGACACCACAGACTCCTCTGAACCTGCTGCTGTACCTTCTGAACGTAAGAGCTCTACACCTTCTGATCCTTCGCCCTCCCCGCCCTCTAAGGAAGTACTCATCGAGCATAAAGACTCAAAAGTGGAGGACCGTCAAAATGATACACCCTCTCCTCCAGTCAGCGCTTTCTCCTCAGGAACCTCCACCACCAGTGACATTGAAGTGCTTGACCATGAGTCTGTGTTGAGTGAGAGCTCAGCCAGCTCCAGACAAGAAACTGGGGAGGGCAAGGCTGGCCTTCACCTAATGCAGGGCTCTTTCCAGCTTCTCACTGCCTCCACCTGTGGAGATTTCCCCCGTCTGGAGGACTATTCCAAACTCACAGAGAGCTGCGGCTCCTCCTCGGACGCATTCGAGCGCATAGATTCATTCAGCGTGCAGTCGTTGGATAGCCGTAGTGTGAGCGAGGTTAACTCCGATGATGAGATCCCCAGCAGTCGGACGCTAGCGTCTGTCACTACGGGCTCTCCTCCTTTAACTGTGtcatcagctgtgtgtcatcagcaggAAGATGGAGTagtagaggaggaagaggaggaggaggaggaggaggaagagggctTTACTGAAACAATGAGGGAGCAGTCGCTGGATGAGATGGAAGAGAGTGGACGGAGTGCGACTCCTGTTAATAGTGAGCAGCCTGAAGAGTGGACAGAACAGGAGCAGGAATATGAGGCTAATGTCACGCCGTCTGATCCCGCCTCCAACGCTGAGGAACAGATCACTCCACCAATCACTGAAGAGATGAAAAGTGTCTCGACAGTTCAGATTTTGGAGCTTCAAAAG GTTATTGATCAGCTGTCCGGCCGCCTTGAGAAGAGAGAGGCTCAGCTGCTGGCAGTCAGCAAAGACAAGGCCGGGCTGGAGGAGCAGTGTGACAACCTCAAAGA CGAAGTGATAAGCCTGAAGGAGGAGAGCTCCACCGTTCAGTCCCTAAAGGATGAGTTCACCCAGCGCATAGCAGATGCAGAGAGGAAGGCTCAGCTGGCCTGCAAAGAAAGAGACATAGCCAAGAAG GAAATAAAGGGCTTGCGAGAAGAGCTTTCTACAAGACTTCACTCCAGTGATACACTGGAGATCatcagagagaaggaagagcaGATCAGAGGCCTGCTGGAAGAAG GTGAGAAATTGTccaagcagcagctgcagcacaccAACATCATCAAGAAGCTGCgtgtgaaagagaaggagagcgacACAAGGatcacaaaacaacagagaaaaaccaaggagcaggaggaggagctcaGGCAACTGCAGCAG GTTCTAGAtgggaaggaggaggtggagaagcaGCACAGGGAGAACATCAAGAAGCTGAACGCTGTGGTGGAGCGGCAGGAGAAGGAGCTGAGCCGGCTGCAGACAGACtctgaggagctgcaggagacgAACAGGAGCCTCCAGGCTGCTCTGGACAACTCTTACAG gGAGCTGGCAGAGCTTCACAAGACGCAGGTCAGCAGAGCCAGTGAGGCCGAAGAAGCAGCTCTTAGCAGGGAAACACAGGCCAAGGAGCTGCTGAGCGTAGCTCTAGAGAAGGCCCAGGAGGAGGCCAGGATGCAACAGGAGGCTCTGGCCAATCAG GTGGCTGATCTGAGACTGGCTCTGCAGAGGGCTGAGCAACAGCAAGCAAGGAAGGAAGATTATTTAAGGGAGGAGATCCGTGAGCTTCAGCAG AGGCTTCAGGAGGCAGAGACCAGGAACCAAGAGCTCAGTCAGAGTGTTACCTCGGCAACACGGCCCCTACTGCGACAGATTGAGAACTTGCAAGCCTCATTGGGCGGACAGACGGCATCCTGGGAGAAACTGGAGATGAACATCTCTGACAGGCTAG cGGACGCCCAGGCACACCTGGCCGTTGCTGTGGAGAAGGAGCGATCAGCAACAGAAGACCTTCTGTCCATCAGGTCCCAGCAGGCCTCTCTGGAGTCCCAGGTTTCCCTGTTCCGCCAGGAGAAGGCCCGACTCCTGGCACAGCTGGATGCTgagaagaacaagagagagaaactggAGGATGAGAGCATCAG GGAGCATGTTGATTTGGAAAACCTGCGAGGAGAACACACCCGCATGCTAGAAGAGGCCAAGAAAGAAAAG ctgctgctgacaAATCAGttagagatggagaagatgaaggtggagcaagagaagaagaaatgctaCTTGGCACATGAAACACTCAAGGAAAAG GAGCGGAAGGCCATGACTCACTCGCTAGGAGAGCCCCcggcctcctccacaccctccctGTCCCGCTCTAGCTCCATCAGTGGGGCAGACAATGCTGCTCTACACTCGTCAATTATTTCCCAGGTAAACACTGGAAGAAATGTTCAACTCTAG